A window of Panthera leo isolate Ple1 chromosome D2, P.leo_Ple1_pat1.1, whole genome shotgun sequence contains these coding sequences:
- the DYDC1 gene encoding DPY30 domain-containing protein 1 → MESTYLQKCLGTCLTQGLAEVARIRPVDPVEYLALWIYKYKENVTMEQLRQKEMANLERERELALIEQEMMERLKAEELLIQQQQLAFQLELEMQEKERQRVEELHRAQEQLEKEMGMNIENIPTSEDSSHSEDITPDSGKTLAEISDRYGAPNLSRVEELDEPMLSDVALNIDQDL, encoded by the exons ATGGAGTCGACATATCTTCAAAAGTGCCTTGGGACGTGTCTAACTCAAGGTCTTGCAGAAGTGGCGAGAATTCGCCCAGTGGATCCGGTAGAATATTTAGCATTGTGGATTtacaaatataaggaaaatgtgaccaTGGAGCAGCTG agacagaaggaaatggcCAACCTGGAGCGTGAGAGAGAACTGGCTTTGATAGAGCAGGAAATGATGGAGAGGCTCAAAGCAGAGGAGCTCCTGATTCAGCAG CAACAGCTGGCATTCCAGCTGGAGTTGGAAatgcaagaaaaagagagacaaagagtagaAGAACTACACAGAGCTCAAGAACAATTAGAGAAG gAGATGGGAATGAATATAGAAAACATACCTACGAGTGAAGATAGTTCACATTCAGAG GATATAACACCAGACTCAGGCAAAACGCTAGCTGAAATTAGCGATCGGTACGGGGCACCTAACCTGAGCAGAGTGGAAGAACTTGATGAGCCAATGCTGTCTGAT
- the DYDC2 gene encoding DPY30 domain-containing protein 2 — protein MFPRPTRMETDYLKRCFGNCLGQALAEVAKVRPSDPIEYLAHWLYHYRNTSRAKEEDSREKIRQKEEYDNSLKETEMTEMLKQEECQIQQKYDKCHQPLVSVASSTMKTVFIQENTKPVEKDGLRQESLPGTSNMVPGMPQ, from the exons ATGTTTCCCAGGCCCACAAGGATGGAAACGGACTACCTGAAGAGGTGCTTTGGAAACTGCCTGGGCCAGGCACTGGCAGAGGTGGCGAAGGTTCGGCCCAGTGACCCCATAGAGTACCTGGCTCACTGGCTTTATCATTACAGGAATACCTCTAGAGCAAAAGAAGAG GATAGCCGAGAGAAGATCCGGCAGAAGGAAGAATATGATAATAGCCTCAAAGAAACCGAGATGACAGAAATGCTGAAGCAAGAAGAGTGTCAGATTCAACAGAAGTATGATAAGTGTCACCAG ccaTTGGTATCTGTAGCTAGCTCCACAATGAAGACTGTATTCATACAAGAGAACACAAAACCCGTTGAGAAGGATGGCTTGAGGCAAGAATCTTTGCCAGGTACTTCCAATATGGTTCCCGGAATGCCTCAATAG